One window of Candidatus Zixiibacteriota bacterium genomic DNA carries:
- a CDS encoding citryl-CoA lyase, producing MNDERWKTSISDIKKGEIGVRGYDIAELMEKLTFSQVIFLILKGELPNSKESKMMEAILVSSIDHGATPPSSLATRTVISGGNPLNAAVAGGVLTIGDSHGGAIEQCAKIFQELVKKNGDLGSLASELVNDYSVKKKRIPGYGHRLHESDPRTVELFKLAQELGFSGKHLKLAQVIEKKLEERSGKKLPLNVDGAIAAVISDMGFDWKLGKGFFIISRVPGLIAHAYEELTREKPMRRLGNTDFEYDGPKPRRIP from the coding sequence ATGAATGATGAGAGGTGGAAAACTTCTATTTCTGATATTAAAAAAGGGGAAATCGGGGTCAGGGGATATGATATAGCCGAGCTGATGGAAAAGCTTACCTTTAGCCAGGTAATCTTTCTCATCCTCAAAGGCGAACTTCCCAATTCAAAAGAAAGCAAGATGATGGAGGCGATTTTAGTCTCCTCCATCGACCATGGTGCTACTCCGCCATCCTCTCTTGCTACCAGGACAGTTATCTCCGGTGGTAACCCCCTAAACGCCGCGGTAGCAGGCGGGGTTTTAACCATTGGGGATTCACACGGTGGGGCTATTGAACAGTGTGCTAAGATTTTTCAGGAGCTGGTAAAAAAGAACGGAGACCTCGGCTCTCTGGCTTCCGAATTAGTGAATGATTATTCAGTCAAAAAAAAGAGAATACCTGGTTATGGCCATCGCCTGCACGAGTCTGATCCACGTACAGTCGAGCTTTTTAAGCTGGCACAGGAGTTGGGTTTTTCAGGTAAACACTTGAAATTAGCTCAAGTCATAGAGAAAAAATTAGAGGAGAGATCAGGCAAGAAACTCCCACTTAATGTCGATGGGGCAATCGCGGCTGTAATCTCGGATATGGGTTTTGACTGGAAATTGGGAAAGGGTTTTTTCATCATCTCAAGGGTGCCGGGTCTAATTGCCCATGCTTATGAAGAACTTACCAGGGAAAAACCTATGAGGAGGTTGGGGAATACCGATTTCGAATATGATGGTCCTAAGCCCAGGAGGATTCCTTAG
- a CDS encoding WG repeat-containing protein, with product MKAKDSKPFFHIRKNSRYGFIDKTGKMVIKPEFDYVGPFSEGLAVVWIGDKEGYLDKKGKVVIEPIFDEAGNFSDGFAAVWYLGKWGYVDRKGKYLLAPVFDYAVDFSEGLAAVESDGKSGYVDKKGKLVIPQKFDEAGDFSEGLAKVMVGKKWGYIDKKGKIVIQEKFDDAGDFSEELARVNIGGELHKGKGIVIGGKWGYINKNGDSIVSPNFDEAGEFSEGLAIVKSASKWGYIDKQGKMAIRAQFSNAKNFSEGLAPVSKGNRWGYIDQSEKVVINFEFEKAEPFFEDLAEVWIENKYGYIDKTGKYIWKPTE from the coding sequence GTGAAAGCTAAAGATTCAAAACCTTTTTTTCATATTAGAAAAAACAGCAGGTATGGCTTTATCGACAAAACCGGAAAGATGGTTATAAAGCCGGAGTTCGATTACGTAGGTCCTTTTTCTGAAGGGTTAGCAGTAGTCTGGATCGGAGATAAGGAAGGGTATTTAGACAAAAAAGGAAAAGTGGTAATCGAGCCCATATTCGATGAGGCTGGAAATTTCTCTGACGGATTTGCCGCAGTCTGGTATCTCGGAAAATGGGGCTATGTTGACAGGAAAGGCAAATACTTGCTTGCCCCGGTTTTTGACTACGCTGTGGATTTCTCCGAGGGGCTGGCTGCCGTAGAAAGTGACGGGAAATCCGGCTATGTCGACAAGAAGGGCAAGCTGGTCATCCCTCAGAAGTTCGATGAAGCTGGAGATTTTTCTGAAGGGTTGGCAAAGGTGATGGTCGGCAAAAAGTGGGGATATATTGACAAGAAGGGTAAGATTGTCATCCAGGAGAAGTTCGACGATGCGGGCGATTTTTCTGAAGAGTTAGCCAGGGTAAACATCGGTGGTGAGCTGCATAAAGGCAAAGGAATCGTAATTGGCGGGAAATGGGGTTATATTAATAAGAACGGTGATTCGATTGTCAGTCCAAACTTTGACGAAGCAGGAGAATTTTCCGAAGGATTGGCAATAGTAAAGAGCGCAAGTAAATGGGGTTACATTGACAAACAGGGGAAGATGGCGATAAGAGCTCAGTTCAGCAATGCTAAAAATTTTTCCGAAGGACTGGCACCGGTGAGCAAAGGTAACCGATGGGGGTATATCGACCAGAGCGAAAAAGTGGTGATAAATTTCGAATTCGAGAAAGCTGAACCTTTTTTTGAAGATCTGGCTGAAGTCTGGATAGAAAACAAATACGGTTACATTGATAAGACTGGGAAATATATCTGGAAACCCACGGAGTGA
- a CDS encoding 4Fe-4S binding protein — protein sequence MSPQDFTIHYVCTREEAKDLVTKFERYWVSNCGCREGRGKCDRSRMDVCLMFRDDFPPTGSGFREITRKEVDEILQEAEDKHLVTRPFRNEKNMAETDGICFCCDDCCGYFLNPQEKCDKGKLIEKTDREICNNCGDCADACYFKARQMNSEELLIDQDKCYGCGLCRDVCPLECIEMVQRS from the coding sequence ATGAGCCCACAGGATTTTACCATACATTACGTCTGCACCAGAGAAGAAGCAAAGGATCTGGTGACAAAATTTGAGAGATATTGGGTATCCAACTGCGGATGTAGGGAAGGCAGAGGAAAGTGCGATCGCTCGCGGATGGACGTCTGCCTGATGTTCCGCGATGACTTTCCACCCACTGGTTCAGGCTTCAGGGAAATTACCCGAAAAGAAGTAGACGAGATTTTACAGGAAGCAGAAGACAAACATCTGGTAACCAGACCTTTCAGAAATGAAAAGAATATGGCTGAAACCGACGGCATCTGTTTCTGCTGTGATGACTGCTGCGGCTATTTTCTAAACCCGCAGGAAAAATGTGACAAGGGAAAGCTGATCGAGAAAACCGACCGGGAAATATGCAACAACTGTGGTGATTGTGCCGATGCTTGCTACTTCAAGGCGAGACAAATGAATTCCGAGGAGCTTCTTATAGACCAAGATAAATGTTACGGCTGTGGCTTGTGCCGGGATGTTTGTCCGTTGGAGTGCATTGAGATGGTGCAGAGATCGTAG
- a CDS encoding thioredoxin family protein, with product MLALESSFITADMVEAGEFPHLSHKYDVYAVPKVVINETHSFEGALPEESFIAEVLKAAEV from the coding sequence ATGTTAGCTTTAGAGAGCAGCTTTATCACCGCAGATATGGTAGAAGCAGGTGAGTTCCCACATCTTTCGCATAAATATGACGTATATGCAGTCCCCAAAGTAGTAATAAATGAAACCCACAGCTTTGAAGGAGCTTTGCCAGAGGAAAGTTTTATTGCAGAGGTGTTGAAAGCGGCTGAGGTTTGA
- a CDS encoding thioredoxin family protein, protein MALLSEEIKKDVQTELQSLKNEVKLIVFTQEIECEYCNENRLLAEEIASLSDKIKVEVHNFTLDKNKVEEYKIDKIPAIAVCDETGKDYGIRFYGIPAGYEFTSLMEAMRMVSSGESGLLEESKKELQKLNKPVHIQVFVTLT, encoded by the coding sequence GTGGCTTTGCTTAGTGAAGAGATTAAAAAAGATGTCCAGACCGAGTTGCAAAGTTTGAAGAATGAAGTCAAGCTCATTGTTTTCACCCAGGAAATAGAATGCGAATACTGTAATGAAAATCGGCTATTAGCTGAGGAAATAGCCTCTCTTTCAGATAAGATAAAGGTTGAGGTACATAATTTCACCCTGGATAAGAACAAGGTTGAGGAGTATAAGATCGATAAAATCCCGGCTATTGCAGTGTGTGATGAGACAGGAAAAGATTACGGGATAAGATTCTACGGGATCCCGGCTGGATATGAGTTTACCTCTTTGATGGAAGCTATGAGGATGGTATCCTCAGGTGAGTCCGGCTTATTGGAAGAAAGCAAGAAGGAATTACAGAAACTCAACAAGCCGGTGCACATTCAGGTTTTCGTCACCCTGACCTGA
- a CDS encoding ComF family protein encodes MEFLNAFIGLKDSLLDFVFPPHCLLCNSSISSDEMQDDTYPKNLVCRNCWDSLNILPHPFCPICRSFLDQEMRRCPKCPQSSSLGLNRSLGIFDPYYQTLIHHFKYNRKFSIGKNLGRRLGEILKKEEFSKGFDYIIPVPLHPSRKRERGYNQSRILAEEVSKTISVPLAEKVLIRKKKTKDQTHLSPEERERNVRGAFVVRDNSALHGKKVILVDDVMTTGATLKECARVLKEAGAREVVGVTLVVVNP; translated from the coding sequence ATGGAGTTCTTAAATGCTTTTATAGGATTAAAAGATTCTCTTTTAGATTTTGTCTTTCCTCCTCACTGCCTGCTGTGTAACTCATCAATCTCTTCAGATGAGATGCAAGACGATACCTATCCAAAAAACCTGGTCTGCAGGAATTGCTGGGATAGTCTTAACATTCTGCCCCATCCCTTTTGCCCAATTTGCCGTTCTTTTTTGGACCAGGAGATGAGAAGATGTCCAAAATGTCCACAATCTTCATCTCTCGGCTTAAACAGGTCCTTAGGGATTTTTGACCCTTATTATCAAACCTTGATTCATCATTTCAAATATAACCGGAAATTCTCAATTGGCAAAAATCTTGGCAGGAGATTGGGAGAGATTCTGAAAAAAGAGGAATTTTCAAAAGGTTTTGATTATATTATCCCGGTTCCTTTGCACCCCTCAAGAAAAAGGGAAAGGGGATATAACCAGAGCAGAATCTTAGCTGAGGAGGTCTCCAAAACTATTTCTGTGCCCTTAGCAGAGAAGGTCCTGATTAGGAAGAAGAAGACGAAAGATCAGACCCATCTTTCTCCTGAAGAAAGGGAGAGGAATGTGAGAGGTGCTTTTGTGGTACGAGATAATTCAGCCCTTCATGGAAAAAAGGTAATCCTGGTGGACGATGTTATGACTACTGGTGCGACTTTGAAGGAATGTGCAAGGGTCTTAAAAGAAGCGGGAGCAAGGGAGGTCGTTGGGGTCACTCTGGTCGTGGTGAATCCGTAG
- the lgt gene encoding prolipoprotein diacylglyceryl transferase, whose amino-acid sequence MCRILFQIGPFAIKSYGVMLVLAFVAGTLLALSRGKKRGLKPEKILDLTLLVLISSLIGSRFFYVIFHLDEFKGHFLDVINPFQSSGEIGIGGLSMMGGVVLTVATGLVYLFYKKLPLWKVADIVSPSFALGLGIARIGCFLNGCCPGKPTSSFLGVIFPPDSFAGYFFQNTKLLPTQIFESVAGFVIFFLLIFLERFKNFEGFTFWLMLSFYSAWRFLVDFFRYYEESMVLARIGNVQFSMNQVLSFLILLVSLSMWFYFKSKRIGVKTG is encoded by the coding sequence ATGTGTCGAATCCTTTTCCAGATTGGACCTTTTGCCATCAAATCCTACGGGGTAATGCTGGTGCTGGCTTTTGTAGCAGGCACCTTGCTGGCTTTGAGCCGGGGTAAAAAGCGTGGGTTAAAACCTGAGAAAATCCTTGATTTGACTTTGCTGGTCTTAATAAGCTCACTTATCGGTTCAAGATTTTTTTACGTGATTTTTCATTTAGACGAGTTCAAGGGTCACTTCCTGGATGTGATCAATCCATTCCAAAGCTCAGGCGAGATAGGAATTGGGGGGCTTTCCATGATGGGCGGAGTGGTCCTTACAGTTGCAACTGGACTGGTTTACCTTTTCTACAAGAAATTACCTCTCTGGAAAGTTGCTGACATCGTCTCTCCATCTTTTGCTTTAGGTCTGGGGATTGCCCGGATTGGGTGTTTCCTTAACGGATGCTGTCCGGGAAAACCCACCAGCAGTTTTTTAGGAGTTATCTTCCCGCCGGATTCTTTTGCCGGGTATTTCTTTCAAAATACTAAACTTTTGCCAACCCAGATCTTTGAGTCCGTGGCAGGATTTGTGATTTTTTTCCTCTTGATTTTCCTGGAGAGATTCAAGAACTTCGAAGGATTCACTTTCTGGCTGATGCTCTCTTTTTATTCTGCCTGGAGATTTCTGGTGGATTTTTTCAGATATTACGAGGAGAGCATGGTCTTAGCCCGCATCGGAAATGTGCAGTTTTCAATGAACCAAGTCTTATCCTTCTTGATTTTATTGGTTTCGCTTTCGATGTGGTTTTATTTTAAGTCCAAGAGAATTGGCGTTAAGACGGGATGA
- the rodA gene encoding rod shape-determining protein RodA yields MKFFRLKTEEFDFKLLACALLLSLIGVLLIYSAKHSTLNEKGLFLKQIFWLFLSLIVAVIIFITPLRLHEIFSYLYYLSAILLLGAVLFIGATRLGATRWFELSGFTFQPSEWAKIATVFALSRYLAYSKRSFESILWIGTIIVIGVVPLLLVLKQPDLGTSLVFLALILSMLYWAKVPLLFILLIFSPMISLVAGFHWISWGIFFLFLIYMLYLLRPGFFFSIWVLVLNLGFGILTPLIWNRLHDYQKLRVLVFLDPNRDPLGAGYQIIQSKVAIGSGGIFGKGFLHGSQTKLAFLPMQHTDFIFSVVGEEFGLIGSLIFLAIFFYLIFRGLSIASKSRNSFNSYVAFGLTSIFAFQGMVNLGMAMGLLPVTGVPFPLTSYGGSSLLISWISISILLAIHYKWIEY; encoded by the coding sequence ATGAAGTTCTTCAGACTGAAAACCGAGGAATTCGATTTTAAGCTTTTAGCTTGTGCCCTGCTTTTATCTTTAATAGGGGTGCTCCTGATTTATAGCGCCAAACATTCCACTCTTAATGAGAAGGGACTTTTTTTAAAACAGATATTCTGGCTCTTTTTATCTTTAATAGTTGCGGTAATTATCTTCATAACGCCTTTAAGGCTGCATGAGATTTTCTCATACCTCTACTATCTCTCAGCTATCTTGCTTTTAGGAGCGGTGCTTTTCATCGGGGCTACCCGGCTGGGTGCAACCCGCTGGTTTGAGTTAAGTGGGTTTACCTTTCAACCTTCTGAGTGGGCAAAGATAGCCACAGTTTTTGCGCTCTCGCGCTATCTGGCTTATTCCAAGCGCTCTTTTGAATCGATTCTATGGATCGGAACGATCATAGTCATAGGAGTGGTTCCGCTTCTTCTGGTTTTAAAACAGCCGGATTTAGGGACTTCCCTGGTTTTTTTAGCCTTAATCCTCTCTATGCTTTACTGGGCTAAGGTGCCTTTACTTTTCATCCTTTTGATCTTCTCACCTATGATAAGTCTGGTGGCTGGCTTCCACTGGATCTCCTGGGGAATATTCTTTTTGTTTTTAATCTACATGTTATACCTTCTCAGGCCAGGCTTTTTCTTCTCCATCTGGGTGCTGGTATTAAATTTAGGATTTGGAATTCTCACTCCTTTGATCTGGAATAGGTTACATGATTATCAGAAACTCAGGGTGTTAGTATTTCTAGACCCGAATCGGGACCCTTTAGGCGCTGGCTATCAGATAATTCAGTCCAAAGTAGCCATAGGTTCAGGAGGAATTTTTGGCAAGGGATTTCTGCACGGGTCCCAGACCAAATTAGCATTTCTGCCGATGCAGCATACAGATTTTATCTTCTCGGTAGTGGGAGAGGAGTTCGGCTTAATCGGGTCTTTGATCTTTTTAGCTATTTTCTTTTATCTGATCTTTCGGGGTCTTTCCATAGCTTCCAAGTCCAGAAACAGTTTCAACAGTTATGTGGCTTTCGGGCTCACCTCGATTTTTGCTTTTCAGGGAATGGTGAATTTAGGCATGGCTATGGGACTTCTGCCCGTTACGGGAGTCCCTTTCCCCCTGACCAGTTACGGCGGATCGTCTCTGCTTATAAGCTGGATTTCAATCAGCATCCTTTTAGCCATACATTATAAATGGATAGAATATTGA
- the mrdA gene encoding penicillin-binding protein 2, with amino-acid sequence MTRTGILDCNREKLTFYLVGFLAFILTLRLFYLQVISFSYYRQVSEENRVRLVSVPAPRGLILDRNGKRMVTNRTSYALFLIPSQVQDIKSVVKKISLILNLDEDFLEEKIRAGWVNKYTPIKLLKDLDFKTICILEEQNEELPGVSYQVEKVRSYPPLYWSGHLFGYVGEVSQKEMDDSREKGLTLGSNIGKDGLEKQYDEVLRGEDGMNYLEVSASGKILGSLKDKKSQPYTVGSDLVLTVDSDLQVEAESALSMFNAGAVVALDPQNGEVLTLVSKPGFDPNQFCSFLDEDTWEGLVNDPSHPLLNRAIQGSYPPGSTYKLLTAGAALESKIVDRNTTFSYCNGGFLFGNRIFKCWQPKGHGRLDLIQAIAQSCDVYFYQLSLRLGLDRWSDYARQCGLDKKYKVDLPDEIAGMIPSRTYYEKRFGQEGWIKNLVINLGIGQGEVLTTPLGLAVFYSALVNGGTVYQPHLLKEIRSVEGRSTPKGKTVLSHLPFSNSTLEILKEGLVETVNSPSGTGGLARISDIVVGGKTGTAQNPHGREHAWFVGFAPVDHPRIVVAVLVEQAGHGGTYAAPIARRIIERYLKGISTESSGEKESNFQTD; translated from the coding sequence ATGACCAGAACTGGAATCTTAGATTGTAACCGGGAAAAACTCACTTTTTATCTGGTGGGATTCTTGGCTTTTATCCTGACCTTAAGATTATTTTATCTACAGGTTATCAGTTTTTCTTATTATCGCCAGGTATCTGAGGAGAATAGGGTAAGGCTGGTCTCTGTCCCCGCACCCCGGGGGTTGATCCTGGACCGTAACGGAAAGAGAATGGTTACTAACCGCACTTCCTATGCCCTTTTTTTGATCCCTTCTCAAGTTCAGGATATAAAGTCAGTAGTCAAGAAAATCTCTCTAATTTTGAATCTGGACGAGGATTTTCTTGAAGAAAAAATAAGAGCCGGCTGGGTTAACAAATACACGCCCATAAAATTGTTGAAAGATCTTGATTTCAAAACTATTTGCATTTTAGAGGAACAGAATGAGGAGTTGCCCGGGGTCAGCTATCAGGTAGAAAAAGTGAGAAGTTACCCACCGCTTTACTGGTCAGGTCATCTTTTCGGATACGTGGGCGAGGTCTCGCAAAAAGAAATGGACGATTCGAGGGAAAAAGGACTGACTTTAGGGAGCAACATAGGGAAGGACGGCCTGGAAAAACAGTATGATGAGGTCTTGAGAGGGGAGGATGGGATGAATTACCTAGAGGTAAGCGCGAGCGGAAAAATCTTGGGATCCCTGAAGGATAAGAAGTCTCAACCTTATACGGTAGGCTCTGACCTGGTTCTGACCGTTGACTCTGACCTTCAGGTGGAAGCGGAATCGGCTCTGAGCATGTTTAATGCCGGCGCAGTGGTGGCTCTGGATCCTCAAAATGGAGAAGTTTTAACTCTGGTGAGCAAGCCCGGGTTTGACCCCAATCAGTTCTGCTCTTTTCTGGATGAGGACACCTGGGAGGGCTTGGTTAATGATCCTTCGCATCCTCTACTCAACCGGGCAATTCAGGGGTCTTACCCCCCTGGTTCAACTTATAAACTGTTAACTGCAGGCGCAGCTCTGGAATCAAAAATCGTAGATCGAAATACCACTTTTTCTTATTGCAACGGTGGTTTCCTTTTTGGAAACAGGATTTTCAAATGCTGGCAGCCTAAAGGGCACGGCAGGCTGGATCTGATTCAGGCAATAGCCCAGTCCTGTGACGTCTACTTTTATCAGCTCTCGTTAAGGTTGGGACTTGACCGCTGGAGCGATTATGCTCGTCAGTGCGGGCTGGATAAAAAATACAAAGTTGATCTTCCCGACGAGATCGCGGGAATGATTCCCAGCCGGACTTATTACGAAAAAAGATTTGGGCAGGAGGGATGGATTAAAAACCTGGTGATAAATCTGGGAATAGGGCAGGGGGAGGTTCTGACCACTCCCTTAGGACTTGCCGTCTTCTATTCCGCTCTGGTTAACGGTGGAACTGTTTACCAACCACATCTCCTGAAAGAAATAAGATCGGTAGAGGGAAGGTCCACTCCAAAAGGAAAGACAGTTTTGTCTCATCTCCCTTTTTCAAATTCTACCCTGGAGATTCTCAAAGAAGGGTTGGTTGAAACGGTCAATTCCCCTTCCGGGACAGGAGGTTTAGCCCGCATCTCTGATATAGTGGTTGGGGGAAAAACTGGAACCGCGCAAAATCCGCATGGCAGGGAGCATGCCTGGTTTGTGGGTTTTGCACCGGTTGATCATCCGAGGATAGTCGTGGCAGTTTTAGTGGAGCAGGCTGGTCACGGTGGTACCTATGCTGCGCCAATCGCCAGGAGAATCATAGAGAGGTATCTCAAAGGGATAAGCACAGAATCGAGCGGTGAAAAAGAGAGTAATTTTCAAACCGATTAG
- the mreD gene encoding rod shape-determining protein MreD: protein MPIRNLNLSKAARMLLLILIVIIYQSLFSGLLTIQKISLDLPLLILVFVALTQGPVSGAIFGFLVGFLLDLANPSFLGLGAFIKTCLGYLVGNFKDNLYLESSLTKGVVVFFSLLFNDLVYYFFSSGLNLSYAFSIFFNYSLLSGLYTALVGLIFLWYLQIRKAKIVTT from the coding sequence ATGCCCATCCGTAACCTGAACTTGTCAAAAGCAGCCAGAATGCTCCTTTTGATTCTGATAGTAATAATCTACCAGTCTTTATTCTCCGGGCTTTTAACAATTCAAAAGATAAGTCTGGATTTGCCTTTACTCATTCTGGTTTTCGTAGCTCTAACCCAGGGCCCAGTTTCCGGAGCGATATTTGGATTTCTGGTTGGGTTTTTATTAGATCTGGCCAACCCTTCTTTTCTGGGGTTGGGGGCTTTCATTAAAACCTGTCTGGGGTACCTGGTCGGAAATTTCAAGGATAATCTGTATTTAGAAAGCAGTCTTACCAAAGGAGTGGTGGTCTTCTTCAGCCTGCTCTTTAACGATCTGGTTTATTATTTTTTTTCGAGCGGATTAAATCTGAGCTATGCTTTTTCTATTTTTTTTAATTATAGCCTGCTCTCCGGGCTTTATACAGCCTTGGTGGGATTGATATTTTTATGGTATCTTCAAATCCGTAAAGCTAAAATTGTCACGACTTAG
- the mreC gene encoding rod shape-determining protein MreC has product MPFLSFNILTRGRGSFLKEKSSATFFLFLSLSLLLFLLPIKVKKSLSEVIFSFTYAPFNSIARRVDELYNVHQANRVLNEKVTRLTLENIQLQEESKENQRLRQMLEFESGSTYQLIPAEIVSTEPGRFPSTIWINLGEKDGIKKGMPVINMDGLIGRVSEVLMRKSVVQLLYHPNCRVPALDSRSRVQGIVRSKGGIRLNLDNIPLEEDVKPGDEIYSSGLGEIFPEGLKIGQVYRVSPERDSVFKVITLKPAVNFTRLEELFIIKTLTQK; this is encoded by the coding sequence ATGCCATTTTTATCATTTAACATCTTGACTCGCGGAAGAGGGTCATTCTTAAAAGAGAAAAGCTCTGCCACCTTTTTCCTTTTTCTGTCTTTATCCTTACTTTTGTTCTTATTGCCTATCAAGGTCAAAAAAAGTCTTTCCGAGGTAATTTTCAGTTTTACCTACGCTCCCTTTAATTCTATAGCCAGGCGGGTAGACGAATTATACAATGTCCATCAGGCCAATAGAGTTCTGAATGAAAAAGTAACCAGGCTGACCCTGGAAAACATCCAGCTACAAGAGGAGAGCAAGGAGAACCAAAGATTAAGGCAGATGTTGGAATTCGAGTCTGGGAGCACCTATCAACTTATTCCCGCAGAGATCGTCTCAACCGAACCGGGAAGATTTCCCAGTACGATCTGGATAAATTTAGGGGAGAAAGATGGAATAAAAAAGGGGATGCCGGTAATCAATATGGACGGGCTGATCGGCAGGGTAAGCGAGGTCCTGATGAGAAAATCAGTAGTTCAGTTGCTCTACCATCCCAATTGCAGGGTGCCGGCTTTAGACTCCAGAAGCAGGGTCCAGGGGATCGTAAGGTCAAAAGGAGGAATCAGGTTAAACTTAGACAACATTCCTTTAGAAGAGGATGTCAAACCCGGCGACGAAATTTATTCCTCCGGCTTAGGCGAGATATTCCCTGAGGGTTTGAAAATTGGCCAGGTATACAGAGTATCACCGGAAAGAGATTCCGTTTTTAAAGTCATAACCCTTAAGCCCGCGGTCAATTTTACGCGGTTAGAAGAGCTTTTTATAATTAAAACCTTAACTCAAAAATAA
- a CDS encoding PTS sugar transporter subunit IIA, translating to MKLSKFCAEDLISFDLKGKTKNEIIEELVNIASRSKLVKDKDEVLKAVLEREKLVTTGVGYGVAFPHAKTKAIKGIVIAFGRSKTGIDFDAMDKKPVHLFFLIAAPEDAIGAHLNVMARLSYLMKSEKNRDVLMKISNPKELLELLDSVE from the coding sequence ATGAAGCTTTCTAAATTCTGTGCAGAGGACTTGATTTCTTTTGATCTTAAAGGGAAGACGAAAAATGAGATCATAGAGGAGTTGGTAAATATAGCCTCCAGGTCGAAACTGGTCAAGGATAAAGACGAGGTTCTTAAGGCGGTGCTGGAGCGAGAGAAATTAGTCACCACCGGCGTGGGTTATGGAGTTGCCTTTCCCCATGCCAAGACCAAAGCCATCAAGGGGATAGTAATCGCCTTTGGTCGCTCTAAAACCGGTATTGATTTCGACGCAATGGATAAAAAGCCGGTTCACCTTTTTTTCCTGATAGCGGCACCTGAAGATGCAATCGGCGCCCATCTCAACGTTATGGCTCGTCTTTCCTATCTTATGAAAAGTGAAAAAAATCGTGATGTTTTGATGAAAATCTCAAATCCCAAGGAACTCTTGGAGCTTTTGGACTCGGTGGAGTGA
- a CDS encoding acetyl-CoA carboxylase carboxyltransferase subunit alpha — MNGQYLDFEKPVLDLEKRIQDMKDFASGESLELTREIQLLEKRKDRLLRDIYSNLTRWQRVQLARHPLRPHSLDYINLISTDFVELHGDRGFADDKAVVAGFGKIDGRAVMFIGQQKGRDTKQKLYRNFGMMHPEGYRKALRLMQLASRSGKPIIILVDTPGAFPGIGAEERGQAEAIARNLREMFRLKVPITINIVGEGASGGALGIGIGDRVLMLENSWYSVISPEGCSAILWRDSSKAPLAAEALKLSSFDLKELKVIDKIVPEPVGGAHRNPKEAADILKKEIIKDLDELMKLGTEELLQKRIEKFRRMGVFSTEEYHLPERGEASENIG; from the coding sequence ATGAACGGACAATATTTAGATTTCGAAAAACCGGTCCTGGATCTGGAGAAGAGGATCCAGGACATGAAAGATTTCGCCTCTGGCGAAAGTCTGGAACTTACCCGGGAGATACAACTATTGGAAAAGCGCAAGGATAGATTGCTGCGGGATATATATTCTAATCTTACTCGCTGGCAAAGGGTCCAGTTAGCCCGACATCCACTCCGGCCCCACAGTTTAGATTATATCAATTTGATAAGTACCGACTTCGTGGAGCTGCATGGAGACAGGGGATTTGCAGATGATAAAGCGGTAGTGGCTGGATTTGGCAAAATCGATGGTCGAGCAGTCATGTTCATTGGTCAGCAGAAAGGCAGAGACACCAAGCAGAAGCTTTATCGAAACTTCGGGATGATGCACCCAGAGGGTTATCGTAAGGCTTTAAGATTGATGCAGCTTGCCTCCCGCTCCGGCAAGCCCATTATCATCCTGGTAGATACTCCTGGAGCCTTTCCAGGAATTGGAGCCGAAGAAAGAGGACAGGCAGAAGCCATCGCCAGAAATTTAAGAGAGATGTTCAGATTAAAAGTCCCCATCACCATAAATATAGTCGGAGAGGGAGCAAGCGGGGGTGCTTTGGGAATAGGGATCGGAGACCGGGTGCTGATGTTAGAGAACTCCTGGTATTCGGTCATCTCTCCGGAAGGATGCTCTGCCATTTTGTGGAGAGACAGCTCCAAAGCTCCCCTGGCAGCAGAAGCCCTGAAGTTATCCTCCTTTGACTTAAAGGAGCTAAAAGTCATAGACAAGATTGTGCCTGAGCCGGTGGGTGGGGCGCATCGAAATCCGAAAGAAGCAGCGGATATTCTAAAAAAAGAGATCATTAAAGACTTAGACGAGCTTATGAAACTGGGAACAGAAGAGCTTCTGCAGAAAAGAATTGAAAAATTCAGAAGAATGGGCGTATTCTCCACTGAGGAATACCATCTGCCGGAAAGAGGAGAAGCGTCTGAGAATATCGGATAA